A region of Legionella donaldsonii DNA encodes the following proteins:
- a CDS encoding ATP-binding protein, translated as MDDNQSDIMALISQGENLTLEFKSDKKCLPDRDLLAAIVALANTDGGYLLLGVEDDGTVTGLHPSHNNLLGLEAFIASRTNPPLSVKIVSEIVDGKKIAKIFVPAVSHLTSTSEGQLLRRRLMLNGRPEAVPFYPHEFIQRQSSLGLIDPSARVINELSVDDLNPMERHRIREIIRKYGGDQILLSLKDAELDGALGLTVTQNNKSCPTLAGLLLLGREEDLRRLLPAHEVAFQVLDHTEVRVNEFFRKPLLHIFEEVDQLFRARVTEQEFEVDLFRVPVPNYDRHAFREAFVNALVHRDYSRLGAVHVRMDENGLMISSPGGFVEGVTLQNILVVSPRSRNPLLADIIKRIGLAERTGRGIDRIYEGMLRYGRPVPDFSMSDSTVVTLFLSNAAPDFNFLEMIIQLEKQIGSALPIDSLIILSRLRTERRVDVVDLARHTQKSTQVTKGALEKLVELGLVEAHGVRQGRTYTLSASVYQKTGQKSAYVRQVGFNPIQQEQMVLNYINQHGSINRLEVMELCRITKDQAYHLLKKLKNNLLIKQQGIGKATTYVSKNG; from the coding sequence ATGGACGACAATCAATCTGATATAATGGCATTGATATCTCAAGGTGAAAACCTTACTTTAGAATTTAAGAGTGATAAAAAATGTTTGCCTGATCGAGATTTGCTAGCAGCTATTGTCGCCTTAGCTAACACTGATGGTGGTTATTTATTGCTTGGAGTAGAGGATGATGGGACGGTAACTGGCTTGCATCCTTCACATAACAACCTATTAGGTCTTGAGGCTTTTATTGCAAGCCGTACTAATCCGCCTTTATCCGTAAAAATTGTTTCTGAAATTGTAGATGGAAAAAAAATAGCTAAGATTTTTGTTCCAGCGGTGAGTCATTTAACATCAACATCTGAAGGACAGTTGCTTCGCCGCCGATTAATGTTAAACGGCAGACCTGAAGCAGTTCCATTTTATCCTCATGAATTTATCCAACGTCAATCCTCTCTGGGATTAATAGATCCTTCAGCCCGGGTTATCAATGAGCTTTCTGTGGATGATTTAAATCCAATGGAGCGGCATCGCATACGAGAAATCATCCGAAAATATGGTGGGGATCAAATATTACTCTCTCTTAAAGATGCGGAATTAGACGGGGCTTTAGGATTAACGGTTACTCAAAATAATAAATCTTGTCCGACATTAGCCGGATTATTACTGCTTGGTCGTGAGGAAGACCTTCGGCGTTTATTACCCGCTCACGAGGTTGCATTTCAAGTATTGGATCATACAGAAGTAAGAGTAAATGAGTTTTTTCGTAAGCCGTTATTACACATATTTGAAGAAGTAGATCAACTGTTTCGTGCAAGAGTGACTGAACAGGAATTTGAAGTTGATCTTTTCCGTGTTCCCGTCCCAAATTATGATCGACATGCATTTCGTGAGGCATTTGTTAATGCTTTAGTTCATCGTGATTATTCACGATTGGGGGCAGTGCATGTTCGTATGGATGAAAATGGATTAATGATTTCTAGTCCAGGCGGATTTGTTGAAGGTGTTACATTGCAAAATATACTTGTGGTTTCGCCGCGTTCACGGAATCCTTTACTTGCAGATATCATTAAGCGGATTGGACTGGCTGAGCGAACAGGAAGAGGCATTGATCGTATTTACGAAGGCATGTTGCGTTACGGGCGACCTGTTCCTGATTTTAGCATGTCAGATTCAACAGTGGTTACATTATTTCTTTCAAATGCGGCTCCCGATTTTAATTTTTTAGAAATGATTATTCAACTAGAAAAACAGATCGGCTCAGCATTACCAATTGATAGTTTGATTATTTTATCCAGGTTGAGAACGGAGCGACGAGTAGATGTAGTTGATTTAGCTCGTCATACACAGAAATCTACACAGGTCACGAAAGGTGCTCTTGAAAAGCTTGTTGAGCTCGGCTTGGTGGAGGCTCATGGGGTTCGTCAGGGTAGAACTTATACTTTGAGTGCTAGTGTATATCAAAAGACTGGTCAAAAATCAGCTTACGTGCGGCAAGTTGGTTTTAATCCGATTCAACAGGAACAAATGGTTTTGAATTATATTAACCAGCACGGCAGTATTAATCGTTTGGAAGTTATGGAGCTCTGTCGTATTACCAAAGATCAAGCCTACCATTTGTTAAAAAAGCTTAAAAATAACTTATTAATTAAACAACAAGGCATAGGGAAAGCTACGACCTATGTGTCTAAAAATGGATGA
- a CDS encoding site-specific integrase, producing MKAKINNTLIKKLLPKDKEYEVHDLDLKGFMIRVFPSGTMRYVCQYKRGKKINLGTVGVMTAAQAREKAIEVLSNANKGIEPTAQKGINKPKTLQEFIENDYKPWVLSTHRRGQETLAGLTRCYKAFFSKPLGEITPALVEQWRVKRLNECTSKATLNRNITMLKSLMTKAVEWGFLKENALGKLKPYKIDRSPKIRYLSFAEEARLREALIERDNQLRLMRKNGNLWREKRGYDLLPELSEDDACDYLMPMVLLSINTGLRRGELFHLTWDMVNLSEGSLILSGEITKNKHSRYIPLNDEAYKILDHLHKKAVKKEGLVFPSKNNQPFNHVKRSWGSLLKKANITQFRWHDLRHHFASKLVMAGVDLNTVRELLGHSDIAMTLRYAHLAPEHKVNAVRKIDWSMQESVS from the coding sequence ATGAAAGCAAAAATCAATAACACGCTGATTAAAAAATTGCTTCCTAAAGATAAAGAATACGAAGTTCATGATCTTGATCTAAAAGGATTCATGATAAGAGTCTTTCCATCAGGTACCATGCGTTACGTATGCCAGTACAAAAGAGGCAAAAAAATTAATCTTGGAACAGTCGGTGTTATGACAGCAGCCCAAGCTCGTGAAAAGGCTATTGAAGTGCTGAGTAATGCCAATAAAGGGATTGAGCCAACTGCACAAAAAGGGATAAATAAGCCTAAGACACTTCAAGAATTTATTGAGAATGATTATAAGCCATGGGTTTTATCAACGCATAGACGAGGTCAAGAGACGTTAGCGGGGCTTACTAGATGTTATAAAGCATTTTTTTCAAAGCCGTTGGGGGAAATTACGCCTGCTCTTGTAGAACAATGGCGCGTTAAACGTCTCAATGAATGCACTTCCAAGGCAACCTTGAATCGTAATATAACCATGCTGAAATCACTGATGACCAAGGCAGTTGAATGGGGCTTTTTAAAAGAAAATGCACTTGGTAAGTTAAAACCTTATAAAATCGATCGTTCACCTAAAATTCGATACCTGTCATTTGCAGAAGAAGCACGTTTACGCGAAGCATTAATCGAACGAGACAATCAACTCCGGCTGATGCGAAAAAATGGAAACCTCTGGCGAGAAAAGCGAGGTTATGATTTATTACCCGAGCTTTCGGAAGACGATGCTTGTGATTACTTAATGCCGATGGTGTTATTGTCGATTAATACAGGATTAAGACGAGGCGAATTATTTCATTTGACCTGGGATATGGTGAATTTGTCAGAAGGCTCATTGATTTTATCTGGTGAAATTACAAAAAACAAACATTCTCGTTATATTCCGCTCAATGATGAGGCTTATAAAATTTTGGATCATCTGCACAAAAAAGCAGTGAAAAAAGAAGGCTTGGTTTTTCCAAGTAAAAATAATCAACCATTTAACCATGTAAAACGCTCATGGGGATCGCTATTGAAAAAAGCGAATATTACGCAGTTTCGATGGCATGACTTACGGCATCATTTTGCGAGTAAGTTGGTGATGGCTGGTGTGGATCTTAATACGGTTCGTGAGTTATTAGGACACTCTGATATTGCGATGACGCTGAGGTATGCGCATTTGGCGCCAGAGCATAAAGTGAATGCAGTTAGAAAAATAGATTGGTCGATGCAAGAATCAGTATCATAA
- a CDS encoding XRE family transcriptional regulator codes for MKNATKVKKDSSAMGQRIKRARMLAGLSRKDLEEKHGISIHTLQSWELGRNPLNKAKAASLIEILNQYDVSCSIDWLLEGQGKGPSVIENEFQNYPFLADTVGNLLASEQAIQKEIDFFKTNNPNAVVITVSDDAMEPEYKVGDIVGGIKFINQNKKNQCVGHNCIVETTEGTFFRRFIKSEDKYLLVCNNNRTSVSDPVISADSILSIAPVIWHRWKFDALSS; via the coding sequence ATGAAAAATGCTACTAAAGTAAAAAAAGATAGTTCTGCAATGGGGCAACGCATCAAAAGAGCGCGTATGCTTGCTGGCTTATCTCGAAAAGATTTAGAAGAAAAGCATGGAATCAGTATTCATACGCTCCAATCATGGGAGCTTGGTAGAAATCCATTAAATAAAGCCAAAGCTGCTTCTTTAATAGAAATACTTAATCAATATGACGTGAGTTGTTCAATTGATTGGTTATTAGAAGGCCAAGGAAAAGGCCCATCGGTAATCGAAAATGAATTTCAAAATTATCCATTTCTTGCAGATACAGTTGGTAACCTTCTCGCCTCAGAACAAGCCATACAAAAAGAAATAGACTTCTTTAAAACGAATAACCCAAATGCTGTTGTGATAACGGTCTCAGATGATGCGATGGAGCCAGAGTATAAGGTTGGAGACATTGTTGGCGGGATTAAATTTATAAATCAAAATAAAAAAAATCAATGCGTAGGGCATAATTGTATAGTGGAAACGACCGAAGGCACCTTTTTTCGACGATTCATAAAAAGTGAAGATAAGTATTTATTGGTTTGTAATAACAATAGAACTTCAGTCAGTGATCCCGTTATTTCAGCAGATTCAATTTTATCTATTGCCCCAGTTATTTGGCATCGATGGAAATTTGATGCCTTATCAAGCTAG
- a CDS encoding IS1634 family transposase yields the protein MLNRDTVSSEQLGHLGLVAATIRELGIIERIDARLELNEKKGGVVSYGRRVAAMVINGLGFMNSRLYMTPHFFQDKPVAQLLGSELDAAHLNDDSLGRCLDKIAEYGVTRLYSELAFEIAREKNLLSQRLHLDSTSFVLYGRYDTEEAAPGIAQPDYGYSKANRSDLKQVMLSLVQGGAANIPLWMEALDGNSSDKTSFQETVRRVQAFTQSIHGMPDGLCFVVDAAFYVPEQLASLNNVFWITRVPAQLNEAKVLLNKPCDALTWEPFDANYRGSVHETVLYGIPQRWVLIESQQARLRELKTFQRHLDKKSQELIKSLWHLGHQVFQCPDDAKQALKPLIKSLKYHQIHYEILPVERHTGKGRPKPGAQKMVIGYQIQACLSTCLERVGAKKETLGRFILASNQCDSSLLNNHAMLQQYKEQSCVESSFKFMKNNAFELDSFFLKTPERITALMMVMTLCLMVYNFAQAHIRQCLKEHDEALPNQLGKPVQNPTMKWIAELMNVIAVVTILTNDQKHRVVTNLKPVHQQIISYFGQYALEIYGLAAESARGTGFSCLAIEQNNYKNRLSWCET from the coding sequence ATGCTGAATCGAGATACAGTAAGTTCAGAGCAATTGGGGCATTTAGGACTTGTTGCAGCAACGATTAGAGAATTAGGGATAATAGAGAGAATTGATGCACGCCTTGAGTTAAATGAAAAAAAAGGAGGCGTGGTAAGCTATGGTCGTCGAGTAGCGGCGATGGTTATCAATGGGTTGGGTTTTATGAATAGCCGGTTGTATATGACGCCGCATTTTTTCCAAGATAAGCCTGTGGCTCAACTGCTTGGTTCAGAACTAGACGCGGCACACCTGAATGATGACAGTCTTGGTCGCTGCCTGGATAAAATCGCAGAATACGGTGTGACCAGGCTTTATTCGGAATTGGCTTTTGAGATTGCCCGAGAAAAAAATTTACTAAGCCAGAGACTGCATTTAGACAGTACAAGCTTTGTTCTTTACGGCCGCTATGACACAGAAGAGGCCGCGCCCGGGATTGCGCAACCAGACTACGGATATTCCAAAGCGAATCGCTCTGATCTAAAGCAAGTGATGCTGTCACTAGTACAAGGAGGAGCTGCGAATATCCCCTTATGGATGGAGGCCTTAGATGGGAATAGTAGTGATAAAACAAGTTTCCAAGAGACGGTTAGGAGGGTGCAAGCGTTTACACAAAGTATTCATGGGATGCCTGATGGCCTTTGTTTTGTGGTTGATGCCGCCTTTTATGTTCCAGAGCAGTTGGCAAGCCTCAATAACGTGTTTTGGATAACCCGAGTACCTGCACAGCTTAATGAAGCCAAAGTATTGTTGAACAAGCCTTGTGATGCTCTGACCTGGGAGCCGTTTGATGCAAACTATCGTGGAAGTGTTCATGAAACGGTTCTTTATGGTATTCCACAACGCTGGGTTTTGATTGAGTCGCAACAGGCGAGGTTGCGAGAGCTAAAGACTTTTCAGAGGCATTTGGATAAAAAATCTCAAGAGCTCATTAAATCCTTATGGCATCTTGGTCACCAGGTCTTTCAATGTCCTGACGATGCAAAGCAGGCATTAAAACCGCTCATCAAATCACTCAAATACCACCAAATTCATTATGAGATTCTACCTGTTGAACGCCATACAGGGAAAGGTCGCCCAAAACCTGGAGCTCAAAAAATGGTGATTGGATATCAAATACAAGCCTGTCTTTCTACCTGTCTGGAGAGGGTGGGTGCTAAAAAAGAAACACTGGGACGCTTTATTTTGGCCAGTAATCAATGTGATAGCTCGCTATTGAATAATCATGCCATGCTTCAACAATATAAAGAGCAATCCTGTGTCGAATCAAGCTTTAAATTCATGAAAAACAATGCCTTCGAACTGGACTCTTTCTTCCTTAAAACACCTGAGCGAATTACAGCCTTGATGATGGTAATGACGCTTTGTCTCATGGTGTACAATTTTGCTCAAGCTCACATCAGGCAATGCTTAAAGGAGCATGATGAAGCACTTCCCAATCAGCTGGGTAAGCCAGTACAAAATCCCACAATGAAATGGATTGCTGAGCTGATGAACGTGATAGCTGTTGTAACCATCCTGACAAACGATCAAAAACATCGTGTGGTAACTAATCTAAAACCAGTACATCAACAAATCATTTCTTATTTTGGTCAGTATGCTCTTGAAATCTATGGACTTGCCGCAGAATCTGCGCGTGGCACAGGCTTCTCCTGCCTGGCTATTGAACAGAATAATTATAAAAATCGTTTATCTTGGTGCGAAACGTAG
- a CDS encoding Vir protein, whose amino-acid sequence MFTRFAVFYGHLWRSQFKSDGFLEFAKKEWMEGLSKFSDDVLNQAIVECRDFCEMPPSLPQLIRICRDIKKRSNVYVTPEKVAPVSAEVVEASIKQCKAFLF is encoded by the coding sequence TTGTTTACGCGCTTTGCAGTTTTTTACGGGCATTTGTGGCGTAGCCAGTTCAAAAGCGATGGGTTTTTAGAGTTTGCTAAAAAAGAATGGATGGAGGGGTTAAGCAAGTTCAGTGATGATGTTTTGAATCAAGCCATCGTTGAGTGTCGTGATTTTTGTGAAATGCCGCCAAGCTTGCCTCAACTGATTCGCATTTGTCGTGACATAAAAAAGCGAAGCAACGTTTATGTCACTCCTGAAAAAGTTGCTCCTGTGAGTGCCGAAGTAGTGGAAGCGAGTATAAAGCAATGTAAAGCATTTTTATTTTAA
- a CDS encoding carbon storage regulator, with the protein MLILTRGVGESIRLGEEIEIQIRAIEGNKVTMAILSDLIESLKNLHQPHGAKEGRLFRAANESRI; encoded by the coding sequence ATGTTGATTTTAACTAGAGGAGTAGGGGAGTCGATTCGCCTAGGAGAGGAGATTGAAATTCAAATCAGAGCGATTGAAGGCAATAAAGTAACGATGGCGATTCTTTCGGATCTTATAGAGTCACTAAAAAATCTGCATCAACCGCATGGCGCGAAAGAAGGACGTCTTTTTCGAGCTGCTAATGAGAGCCGGATTTAA
- a CDS encoding complement resistance protein TraT codes for MMKHDTTKALIQWMLLGSTAVFLMGCAATQTVLEHGKLTTDTKLSKTIFLDPVAPNQKTIFIAVKNTSQERLDLAKPLADSLMAQGYQVVNNPKNAHYLLQANILKVGKMSVAASQTALGGGFGSALAGAGTGAALGALSNHGNTILAGGLAGGVIGLAADSLVKDVNYTLITDVQISERAGKGAKVREQFRSSLDNGTSSGTYQTSTKDSDFLRYRTRIVSNADKVNLTFAEAKSALEQGLVKTLTGIF; via the coding sequence ATGATGAAACATGACACCACAAAAGCCTTAATTCAATGGATGTTGCTAGGTTCAACTGCAGTCTTTCTAATGGGTTGTGCTGCCACTCAAACGGTACTTGAGCATGGCAAATTAACGACTGACACAAAACTCAGTAAAACCATTTTTCTAGATCCCGTAGCCCCTAATCAAAAGACGATTTTCATTGCGGTGAAGAATACTTCACAGGAGCGTTTAGACCTTGCCAAACCGCTGGCTGACTCTTTAATGGCGCAGGGTTATCAGGTAGTTAATAATCCAAAGAATGCTCATTACCTTTTACAGGCCAATATTCTTAAAGTCGGGAAGATGAGTGTGGCTGCAAGCCAGACTGCTTTGGGCGGTGGCTTTGGTTCTGCCTTGGCTGGTGCCGGAACCGGTGCCGCTTTAGGTGCTTTATCCAACCATGGTAATACCATCCTTGCCGGTGGCCTTGCAGGAGGGGTGATAGGCCTTGCTGCGGACTCATTGGTTAAAGACGTTAATTACACGCTAATCACTGATGTACAGATTTCAGAACGCGCAGGAAAGGGTGCAAAAGTTCGCGAGCAGTTTCGTTCATCCCTTGATAATGGCACTTCATCCGGTACCTATCAGACGTCTACTAAAGACAGTGACTTTTTACGCTACCGCACCCGTATTGTTTCCAATGCCGATAAAGTGAATTTGACCTTTGCTGAGGCCAAATCTGCTTTGGAGCAGGGTCTTGTAAAAACCTTAACCGGAATTTTCTAA
- the traL gene encoding type IV conjugative transfer system protein TraL, which translates to MNTAAYQFLNHLDAPKRYFTLTIDEAILAASGLLVLVMAKQTYLALLPVALLMGVVKRLKKGQSPRILLLLVWWYLPHALTQFFVPKLPASHYRVWTAWVKS; encoded by the coding sequence ATGAATACCGCCGCCTATCAGTTTTTAAACCATCTGGATGCACCAAAGCGCTACTTCACCTTAACCATTGATGAAGCGATATTGGCGGCCAGTGGACTTTTGGTTCTTGTGATGGCAAAGCAAACTTATTTGGCTTTGCTTCCTGTCGCCTTGCTGATGGGAGTCGTTAAGCGCCTTAAAAAAGGACAGAGCCCTCGCATTCTTTTGCTCCTGGTCTGGTGGTATCTGCCGCATGCTTTAACCCAATTCTTTGTGCCTAAGCTTCCGGCTTCCCATTATCGCGTATGGACTGCCTGGGTGAAATCATGA
- the traE gene encoding type IV conjugative transfer system protein TraE — protein MTLMLKPSREHQLSTRLNLMVSLVVGLLLANVILSALVWVVFRGHRVEIIPFGGTVAYANSPHQVDARYLSLMAENFMNERLNVTPETVDGSHQRLLGFVASKHYPAFLLKLKQEASVIKAQKLSSVFHISRIQTDPHALTAMVTGVLKRFVGLNALTDETKTFLLRFQYRHNRLTLTQFDRLKEESHV, from the coding sequence ATGACGCTAATGCTTAAACCTTCACGCGAGCACCAGCTTAGCACTCGCTTAAATTTAATGGTCAGTCTTGTCGTAGGACTTCTTCTTGCCAATGTCATTTTAAGTGCGTTGGTCTGGGTGGTCTTTCGGGGTCATCGTGTAGAAATTATTCCTTTTGGGGGAACGGTTGCTTATGCCAACAGCCCTCATCAGGTAGATGCCCGTTATTTAAGCTTGATGGCTGAAAATTTTATGAACGAGCGGCTTAACGTAACCCCTGAAACCGTCGATGGCAGCCATCAAAGGCTTTTGGGTTTTGTGGCAAGTAAGCATTATCCCGCTTTCCTGCTCAAACTTAAGCAGGAGGCGTCAGTCATTAAGGCGCAGAAACTCTCCTCCGTCTTTCATATCAGTCGGATTCAAACCGACCCACATGCCTTAACGGCGATGGTGACTGGGGTCTTAAAGCGCTTTGTAGGCTTAAACGCACTCACGGATGAAACCAAGACCTTTCTTCTTCGCTTTCAGTATCGCCACAATCGCTTAACGCTTACACAATTTGACCGTTTAAAGGAAGAATCCCATGTCTAA
- the traK gene encoding type-F conjugative transfer system secretin TraK, with translation MTFVMSVNAASVTVKDNTDVQLTISGSNYNRLLVHQDKIVDAVFPEQAMALQSDEQDGSVYILLNRQEPFTLFLTTEAGRHFSLTLSGEESLGKTIELKPERSPTPAALKKAVVEAKPNGALDLLEAMKAKEQKPGVSVGRVYGQAIRLSRGLTLLPREQWKAGVFSGEALEIYNGGNEPLTLSSSDFITEDVKAISLSQATIPPKGRAMLYRVSEVAHG, from the coding sequence TTGACGTTTGTGATGTCTGTGAACGCGGCAAGTGTCACGGTTAAAGACAACACCGATGTGCAGCTCACCATAAGTGGCAGTAATTACAACCGCCTTTTAGTCCATCAAGATAAAATCGTGGATGCGGTCTTTCCTGAACAGGCTATGGCGCTTCAATCTGACGAGCAGGATGGGTCGGTCTATATTTTGCTCAATCGCCAGGAACCATTCACCTTGTTTTTAACCACCGAGGCAGGGCGTCATTTTTCGTTAACCTTAAGTGGTGAAGAATCACTCGGTAAAACCATTGAATTAAAGCCTGAGAGGTCACCAACGCCTGCTGCCTTAAAAAAGGCGGTGGTCGAAGCAAAACCTAATGGAGCATTAGACCTTCTTGAGGCCATGAAGGCGAAGGAACAAAAGCCCGGGGTGAGTGTCGGGCGAGTTTATGGCCAGGCTATCCGCTTAAGTCGCGGCTTAACGCTCTTACCTCGCGAGCAGTGGAAGGCTGGTGTATTCAGTGGCGAAGCCCTTGAAATCTACAATGGTGGGAACGAACCTCTCACACTATCCTCGTCTGATTTTATTACCGAGGATGTGAAGGCGATTTCTCTCTCACAAGCCACCATCCCGCCCAAAGGGCGCGCCATGCTTTATCGCGTCAGCGAGGTGGCTCATGGCTGA
- a CDS encoding TrbI/VirB10 family protein gives MRRLFTLTGLLVVVIAIMTALMVKGSPRVASKPLKAPDLIGVVDDSFTEKVTQNVMTNQQMELVALRKELANLTKTLATLKSAHEEALASQNEVLRGEFNEQLKQVASIVKEEKASAPTPGIKNATLWHGAGTSDAYGSMALSTPRIHMVSFRKRAPRSSSRLNPALYVPSNTSVRAVILGGADADASVNGQSKNNGVMLFKFLEDGTLPNGLHSHLRGCRVSANAYGDISSERAFATLYKLSCAHRGQPIIDKEVSGWVFFNGKVGIKGQPLMRDNKVMTWAGISGALSGVAQAAQYAQSVQQFGAYGASSTVPSSHIAPFAAYGGAAKAADTLSQYYVKRAEQYHPVIQVGAGNVVTVVFKDGFYLTPEGESHASHEASVQQARFNDEPSNDGSINFTVPNEVLSQIDRVSTTHAQGGMQ, from the coding sequence GTGCGACGACTTTTCACCCTGACAGGCCTCCTCGTCGTGGTCATAGCCATCATGACAGCCTTAATGGTAAAAGGGTCGCCACGCGTGGCCAGTAAGCCTCTGAAAGCACCTGATCTAATCGGTGTTGTCGACGATTCCTTTACCGAAAAGGTGACCCAAAACGTCATGACCAATCAACAGATGGAACTGGTCGCTCTTCGTAAAGAACTGGCCAATTTAACGAAGACCTTAGCCACACTAAAAAGCGCACATGAAGAAGCCCTTGCAAGCCAGAATGAAGTCCTTCGCGGTGAGTTTAACGAACAGCTAAAGCAGGTGGCATCGATTGTGAAGGAAGAAAAAGCCAGTGCCCCAACACCTGGGATTAAAAACGCAACCCTTTGGCATGGGGCAGGCACCTCCGATGCTTATGGTTCAATGGCTCTAAGCACACCACGCATTCACATGGTGTCGTTTCGAAAACGAGCTCCTCGCTCGTCCTCACGTTTAAATCCCGCCCTCTATGTGCCGTCTAACACCTCGGTGCGGGCAGTGATTTTAGGCGGTGCTGATGCGGATGCCTCGGTCAATGGCCAGTCGAAAAACAATGGAGTCATGCTCTTTAAATTTTTAGAAGATGGTACCTTGCCCAATGGCTTGCACTCGCATTTGCGAGGCTGTCGGGTGAGTGCGAATGCCTATGGTGATATTTCTTCAGAGCGTGCTTTTGCGACCTTGTATAAGCTATCGTGCGCGCATCGCGGCCAGCCCATCATCGACAAAGAGGTCTCAGGCTGGGTCTTTTTCAATGGCAAGGTGGGCATTAAAGGGCAGCCTTTGATGCGGGATAACAAAGTCATGACCTGGGCAGGCATCAGTGGCGCGCTCTCTGGCGTTGCGCAAGCGGCCCAATACGCCCAAAGCGTGCAGCAGTTTGGCGCTTATGGTGCTTCTTCCACTGTGCCATCAAGCCACATAGCTCCCTTTGCCGCTTATGGAGGTGCTGCCAAGGCGGCTGATACCCTTTCACAATACTATGTCAAACGTGCCGAGCAGTACCACCCAGTCATTCAGGTCGGGGCAGGGAATGTGGTGACGGTGGTGTTTAAGGATGGGTTTTATTTAACGCCTGAAGGGGAGTCTCATGCCTCTCATGAAGCAAGTGTTCAACAAGCCCGTTTCAATGACGAGCCGTCCAACGATGGAAGTATCAATTTCACCGTTCCTAATGAGGTCTTAAGCCAGATTGACCGCGTGAGTACTACTCATGCACAGGGAGGGATGCAATGA
- a CDS encoding TraV family lipoprotein, translated as MRRFKGTTPLVLVITLSSCATMNSDFSCNNTAKDSCLTIEQVDVLTRFADEPPVTAPKARHRTLYKADINEPLLWVAPRELG; from the coding sequence ATGAGACGTTTTAAAGGTACTACTCCCCTTGTGCTAGTCATCACGTTAAGTAGTTGCGCGACGATGAATTCCGATTTCAGCTGCAACAATACAGCAAAAGACAGTTGTCTTACGATTGAGCAGGTGGATGTCCTAACTCGCTTTGCCGACGAGCCGCCTGTGACGGCTCCTAAGGCGCGCCATCGCACTCTGTATAAAGCAGACATCAATGAGCCGCTCCTATGGGTGGCACCAAGAGAGCTGGGGTAG